The stretch of DNA GTGGCTGATGTGAGGGTTATCGCCGCTTCAAACATCGATCTGAAGAAACTGCGGGATGAAGGTGCTTTCAGGAGCGATCTGTATTACCGGCTGAATGTGTTTCCCATCGAGCTTCCTCCGCTGAGAGATCGTATCGAGGATATTCCCCTGCTGGTCGAGGTCTTTTTGAAAAGGCTGAACAAACTCAACCAGAAAAAAATCCATGACCTGCATCCCAGAGTCATGAAAGCCTTCGAGGAATATCCCTGGCCGGGCAATATCCGCGAGCTTGAAAACCTCATCGAACGTGCCTATATCCTGGAAACCTCCGCTATTCTTACCCCGGAGAGCTTTCCCAGTGAGCTGTTCACCTCCGATACCCCCGGTCCACGGATATCCCTGGATACCTCGCTTACCCTGGCCGAAGTGAGAGGAAGATGCATCGATGATATCGAACGTCACTACCTGAAACAGCTCCTGGCCCTGCACAAAGGCAGAATCAGCAGCACTGCTCAGGCTGCGGGAATCAGCACCCGTCAGCTCCATAAGCTGTTGAGCAGGTACGGCATCCGGAAGGAAGAGTTCAAGTAGTATTCTTCAGCGCAACCTATTGCATTAATCAGGTCCTGGTGGGTAAATTTTATACAAGGTGCATAAAATATACTATAAACCTATAAACGGCTTAGAACTGAACTTTTCCAGAGGAGCCAGAAGTCAGGAGTCAGAATTCAGAATTCAGAAGAAGGTATGGACCATCTTAAATAAGGAGTTCTTTTACCTTCTTCTGGCTCCTGGCTCCTGACTTCTGACTCCTGAGCAAAAAGTTCAATATTCACCCGTTCGCAGTATAAATCAGGGGCTTTCAGGATGGCTGGAGATATTGAAGAATAGTCCATTCCCCTCACCCGTGAGGTGAGGGGAATGGATAAAGATACATGCCCAAGGGGCGTTAATATCAGATAACCGGAGTGGTCAATGCCAATTGGAATGATCCGGTTTCCCTTATACTGGAGGCCTGGGTCAGGGTATAATTACCCGTCATGCTCGTTGTAGAGGTAAGAGTCCCAACGATGTCAAGAGTATAGGTTGTAGTGCCAAGACCAATCCCTTTACCGGAAATAATAATCTGGTTGTTGAGTATGGTACCGGTTACATCAACCAGAGCTGACAGATAGGTATTCCCCAGCAGTTGAGCATAACCATATATGACGGTGGTAAGTACCGGATCCTGGCCAATATTTAAGGTCATGGGTCCGCTCGTAAGGCCGGAAGACCATGTTCCCGTCCAGGTTCCGAACTGCTCAGCCAGGCCGTATCTCAGTCCGCCGAGGCCGTACAGGCCGCCATAGAGGCTGCTGCCATAGAGCCCGCCATACAGGCCGCCGTAGCCATAGAGCCCACCATACAGACCACCGTACAGGCCACCGTACAGGCCGCCATACAGGCTGCTGCCATAGAGCCCGCCATACAGGCCGCCGTAGCCATAGAGCCCACCGTACAGACCGCCATACAGACCGCCATACAGACCACCATACAGGCCGCCGTACAGGCCGCCATACAGACCGCCATACAGGCTGCTGCCATAGAGCCCGCCATACAGGCCGCTGCCATACAGGCCGCCGTAGCCATAGCCATAATATGCCTGAGCAATTCCTGCGGGCATTACGGTAAAGAAAAACAAAAGAACAGAAGACAGAATGAAAGATTTAGATTTGCTGATGTGCGACATACCGATACTCCTCCTCAACCGCTTTTCCAATTCCCACACTAACAGTCTTAAAAAACCAAACGATCATAAAAACCACACTTCTCAAGAGAATCCCGAATTAACCTCAAAAAGAAATTTCAGCTATTTCCGCTATCTTTCCCGTGCACCTCCTTCTCGTATTCTCGATAAAGTTTTAACAAACCGTAGAGCAGCAGCCGGGGATAAAACCAAGCAATATTGATACCAGGAACCTGCCTCACGAAATAATCGACTTGCGAAAAATTAAAGTTGCCTGAGAAAGAGCACTATGCTAAGGTATAAGTTATCTGTTCGCCGATGGCTTATTGCTATGGATAATACTAAGGGTGCTTCCGGAGACTATGGCCTCAGAGATAAGATTCATAGCGGACTGTATGCTGGGAAAACTCAGCCGGTGGCTGAGGATATGCGGTTTTGATACCCTCTATTACCGGCAGATTGACGATTCCGACCTCATAGGGCGGGCTGAAAGGGAAAACCGGGTACTTTTGACCCGCGATCATGCTTTGCTGAAGCTCAGCCGGAAGAGGAATCTGAGAGTCATTCTGGTTACCCATGACTTTTTCGAGGAGCAGTTGAAACAGGTTGTCCAGGAGTTGAATATCACGGCATCTCCTCAGATGCTGGGGCGGTGCCTGAATTGTAACGAGCCCCTGCAAAAGGCAGACAGGTCGGAGGTCGAAAGCATGGTTCCCGCTTATATTCTGGATACGGAGCAGGAATTTTCCATCTGTCCCCGCTGCCGCAAGGTCTACTGGCCGGGGACCCACTGGGCAGAGATGAACAGGAGTTTGAAAAAGCTCTTCGGAGAAGAAAAATGAAAGTGGTTACCGCGCAGCAGATGCAGGCTCTGGACAGATATACGATCGAGGAAATTGGCATACCCGGGGCCGTGCTGATGGAAAATGCAGGCCGACAGGCAGTGGCCAAAATGGAAGAGTGCTTTCCGGGTCTGCACCAGCTCAGGGTCAATGTTGTTTGCGGCAAAGGGAACAATGGAGGCGACGGGCTGGTCATTGGAAGGTGCCTTTCGGCCCTGGGTGTCAGAGTGCATATCTTCCTGCTGGCCAGGGTGGAGTCTCTTTCGGGTGATGCCGGCACCAATGCCCGGATCGCCCGCAATCTTGACCTTCCGCTCACCGAGATACTCTCGGCGGAGGATTTTGCCAATCAGCGCGGGGCCATGACCAGGGCGGATATCCTGGTGGATGCCATTTTCGGCACCGGCCTGACCCCGCCGGTCAGGGGCCTGGCCGCTGAGGTGATCAAGGCTCTCAATACCTCGGGAAAACCGATTGTCTGTGTCGATCTTCCTTCCGGGTTAAGTGCAGACGCAAGCCTGCCCCAGGGACCGCACATAAGCGGCACTCTGACGGTTACTTTCGCTCTTCCCAAGCTGGCCCACCTGCTTCCTCCGGCCTGTCAGTCAGTGGGGCAGTTGGAAATTGTCGATATCGGCATCCCGGAAAAAGCCATTGTGCGGGAGAATATCCAGGTCGAGCTGATCGAGCCGGGATACGTCCGGCAATGCTGGCCACACCGGCTCCCCGATTCCCACAAGGGGACCTATGGCCACCTTCTGGTTCTGGCCGGATCGAGCGGCAAAACCGGGGCCGCTTACCTGACCAGTCAGGCCGCTGCCAGGACCGGCGCGGGTCTTGTCACCCTGGGCATTCCGGAAAGCCTGAATCCGATCATGGAGGTGAAACTTACCGAGGTTATGACCCTGCCCCTGCCGGAAACCGAAGCTAAGACCTTTTCAGCCAGGGCCATATCCACCCTTGAAGAGATGCTGCCCCGCATGAGCGCCCTGGCCATTGGTCCCGGGATCGGTGTGCATCCGGAAGCCCTGGAGCTTATTTCCTGGATTATCCGCACCGCCCAGATTCCCCTGGTTTTGGATGCCGATGGAATCAATGTCCTGGCCGGACAGGCTCACCTTCTGAAAGAGGCCAGGCAGCCGGTAATTTTGACCCCTCATCCGAAAGAGCTGTCGAGGCTGCTGAGTATCGAGCTGTCACAGGTCCTTGCGGACCGGCTCACAGCCGTCCGCCGGGCTGCCGCCGAGTTCAATTCCTATTGTGCTCTGAAAGGATTTCGCACCCTGATCGCTGACCCTGAAGGGAATGTGTTGATCAATCCGACCGGAAATCCCGGTATGGCCACCGGAGGGACAGGAGATGTTCTCACCGGAATAATCGGGGGGCTCCTGGCCCAAAAGTTACCTGAAATTCAAGCCTTGGCGGCAGGTGTCTATCTGCATGGTTTTGCCGGTGATCTGGTCCGGGAACAGAAGGGAGAATGCGGACTTCTGGCCCAGGACCTGATCGATTGCCTGCCTGTGGCTATCGAGCGGCTGCGGAAATAAAAAAAACAAAAGACACCACAGAGACACAGAGGCACAGAGAAAGGCATAGAGAGAAATAAGGGTACCACGATATGGAATGGCGAGATTTAAGCTCGAAGAGGAGCAAAGAAAAGCGCGTCAGCCAAAAGGCAGACCAAGCGGGAGGGCGACTGCCGTTCCCGGACAGTCTTACCTGGCATGCTGCTCTCTGGGCCGCAGCCGGAATCCTGCTTGTCTGGCTGGCGAGCGGCCTTTACATCATCAGGCCGGGCGAGGTGGGAATTATCCGGCGATTCGGCAGGATAACTGAAGTCAAAGAGCAGGGAGGGCACTATCATCTGCCTGCACCGATCGAGAAGCTCGATCGCCTTCAGGTCAAGGAAATTAAAAGCCTTGAGATCGGCTTTCGGACGGTTGATCCGGGGCCTCCGGCCCGGTACCGGGAAAACCTCGCAGAGGCCAGGATGCTGGTCAGGGACGAAAATATCATGGTTGTCAAAGCGGCCGTGAAATATCAGATTACCGACCCCCGGAGCTATCTGTTCAATATCCAGGACCAGGAGAAAACAATCCGGGATGCGGCTGAATCCGCTCTCCGTCAGGTCATCGGCCAAAATACCCTCGATAGCGTTCTGACAGGTGGAAAACACCAGATTCAACAGGAGACAGTCGGCATTTTACAGGGCATTCTGGATCTTTATCAGACTGGAGTAAAGATTATATCTATAGAGCTTCAGGACGTTCACCCTCCGATGGAGCTGGCAGATGCCTTTAAAAATGCCGCCACAGCCAGGGATGAGCGGGACAAGCTGGTCAATGAGGCTCAAGGCCAGGCAAATGAGGAATTGGCAAAAGCCCGTGCTGAAGCAGCCAGGATGACAATTGAAGCTGAAAGTTACCGGGATGAAATCATCCGGCATGCCGAGGGCGATTCAGCCCGCTTTTTAAAGAACTATGCAGAATACCGGGGCGCTGAAGAGGTTATCCGCAGGAAGCTGTACCTCGAAACCCTGGAGCAGATCCTGCCGGAAGCTCACACGTATGTTCTCCTGGAGTCCGGTCAGAGATTCATCGGGGTCCTCCCGTTCGGGAAGGAATTCTTCGAGGGCTTGGAACCAAAGGCCGGAGCAGGACCCGCCGGGGCCCCGAACATCGCTCCAAAGCCCCCTGGCAAGACAGATAAGCAATCCAATGACTGAGGAATATTTATGCCAATGGATAAAAAGCACAAGCTTCTGATTGCTGCCCTCATCAGCCTGATTGTCGTCGTGGTGAGTCTGGCTCAATCCCTCTTCGTGGTCGATCAAACCGAGCAGGCCATCGTGATGCATATGGGAAAGCCGGTCATGGTAATCACCGGTCCCGGCCTTTATGTCAAGAAACCTTTCCTTCAGCAGGCAGTGAAATTCGATAACCGGCTGTTAACCTCTGCTCTTTCGCCGACCGAAGTTTCCACCAGGGATCACAAGGGGCTTGTGATCGACTGCTATTGCCAGTGGAAGATTACCGACCCCCTGAAGTTTCTGGAATCCACCGGCACGCAAATCAGGGCTCAAAGCCGGCTGGACGATGTTATCCGGGCTGAACTGCGGGCTCAGGGGGGATTGAACAATCTGGCTGACCTGGTTTCAGTTGACCGGGAAACCATCTTCAAAAAAGTGACTGAGGCCGCGAGGGAAAAATCGTCCGGCATGGGAATCACCATCCTGGATGTTCGCCTGAAAAGGGCCAGCCTCCCGGCTGAAGACGAAAAGCTCGCTTTTGAGAGGATGAAAGCCGAAAGAGAGCGGGAAGCCCGGAAATACCGCGCGGAAGGGGAAGAGGAAGCCCTGCGGATCAAGGCGCAGGCAGAAAAGGGGAAAAAAGCGATTCTGGCTGAGGCCTATAAAAAGGCGCAGGAAATCAAAGGAGAAGGAGAAGCCGGGGCCATGAGGATCTCGGCAGATGCCTATGCTCAGGATCCGGACTTTTACGCCTTTTTCAGAACGCTCGAAGCCTACCGGAAAACTCTGAAAGCAAACACTACCTTTCTTTTTTCAGAAGATAACGAATTCTTTACTTACTTGAAGGGAAGCCATGGACAACAAAAACCAGCCCGAAAGGGAAAATAGTCAGCATACTGCCCAGCCCCGCTCTCCAGGACTGTCTTACCGGGAAGCGGGTGTTGATATCTCCAGGGAAGAAAAATCACTGGAAAAATTCATCACCTCCATGAGCAGGACTTTCCAATTTATACCACACGGTCCTGGTGAGGTGCTCAGCTCCATCGGATATTTCGCCAATATTATCAGGATTACCGACAGCCTGGGGCTGGCGGTCTCAGCGGACGGCGTAGGGACCAAGGTCCTCATTGCCCAGATGATGCATAAGTACGATACCGTGGGCATCGACTGCGTGGCCATGAATGTCAATGACCTGATCTGTGTGGGAGCAAAGCCGATCTCCTTTCTCGACTATATCGCCCTCCAGGATCCGGCGGACGACCTGCTCGACCAGCTTGGACAGGGCCTGCTGGAAGGTGCCCGGCAGGCTGGAGTCACCATTCCGGGAGGGGAAACCGCTCAGGTCCGGGACCTGATCCAGGGGGTCAGGCCCGGCTATGGATTCGATATTGCCGGTATGGGCATCGGCATTATCGATCCCGGACGGGTAATCGAGGGACAGGACCTAGGCGGCGGAGACATTATTATCGGTCTTTCCAGCAGCGGCCTTCACAGTAACGGCTACTCGCTGGCCAGAAAGATTTTTTTCAGCCAGGGGTCCTTCACCGTGGACAGCTACATTCCGGAGCTGGGCAAAACCCTGGGTGAGGAGCTTTTGACACCAACGATTATTTATGTGCCGCTCGTCAATGAGCTTCTGTCCCGGAGCCTGCGGATCAAAGCCCTGATCAATATCACCGGCGACGGATTACTCAACATTCTGCGGGTCAAGGCGCAGGTCAAGTTTACGGTTACCTCCCTGCCCGATCCTCCTCCCGTGTTCCCCCTGATGCAGCAGCTTGGCAGGATCAGCGATGATGAAATGTTTCGGGTCTTCAATATGGGCATCGGTTTTTGCATCCTTGCTCATCCCGATGACTTCGATGCCATAAAGACCGTCTGCCAGCAGTTCGGCATTGCCTGTTCCCGGATCGGTCATGTTGAAGAGGCTTCGGAAAAGGTGATCGATGTGGTTCCAAGGAAATTGCGGGGAATCAGCAGGTCTTTTTATAAGTTATAAAATACCGGAGAGGATAGATAATACCTAAAGGGGTAGGCAGGTCAAATGAATTGACCTGCCTACAAAAGAAGAAGAGGATTACACTTAAAAATTAGTATCACAAAAATATAAAATAGTCAAGACTATTTTTCAAATGTGATTCCATCGCTCTGCTGAAGGATGGAAATCCCGCCTAACCCTCCCCTGCTGCTCTTTACCTGGCAGCGCCTGTCCTGGGCTTTGCCCGGCCTGTCTTCAGCGGGTACAACAACGCCCGCTTGAGCTCCCTTGGGCTAAAAACCCGATAGAAAGATGATAGTAGAGATTTGCGGAATTATAGAATTCTGCTGACAATATTTTATTGCATAAGATAATACTATGCCCGCTTTCAATCCAATGGCGGGGCATAAATTTAATACAAGCGAAATTGAAGAATAAGGAGTAGAGGAATGAGATCGCGAGCTTGCCGGTGGATGGGAGTTGTATCCCCGTTGGTTTTTTGTCTGATATTGAGCCTGCTTGTCCCTTGGACCTGCCAGGCCGCAGAGAAGTATGACCTGATTGCTTTAATGAATGAATGCCAGAAAATGTCCAGTGATCCCGGAGTGATTGCCATCATCCAGTGGATACCCAAAGAGTGGTGGCAATCAACCCTGAGGCGGGCTGACGTTCCGGAATCGCGAATCAGGGAAGTGCTGAAGCTCTTTGACCCGTATATGACTTTTATCATCGTTCACGGCCGGATTTCCTCATCCGGATTTCCGGTCTTTACCGCAAAATCGGTCCTGCAGCATCACATTTTTCTTGAGGATAAAGCAGGCCGGCTCTCGAAACCCATCGACGAAGAACAGGTCGATGCCGGTGTCCGGAACGCGGTTATCATGATTAAACCGCTCTTTTCGAATATGCTGGGGCAGATGGGGGACAACATGAATTTTTTCCTTTTTCCCGCTCAGACCAAAGGTAAGGAGAAACCGTATGAAGCAAGGGGGGAGGGACAATTTTCCATCCGACTCAAGGGTGTTCCCAATATCGGGGATCAAACTTTCCAATGGCAGCTGCCCTTGAGCTCGCTCGTTCCAGCCAGGTTTTGTCCAAAATGCAGGAAGGAAGAAAATGGCTCATGGAAGTATTGCCCCTGGTGTGGCTCGATTCTTGCAATTCAATAATAATACTATACTATAAACGGCTGAGAACTGAACTTTTCCAGAGGAGTCAGGAGTCAGAATTCAGAATTCAGAATAAGCAATCATCTTCTCCTGACTCCTGGCTCCTGAATTCTGACTCCTGAATATAGTAATGTCTGCCGGGGAGGGAGCGTTCCGGCAGTGAGATGTCACCGGCAATGAGAGAGGAATAATGCAAAAGAGAATATAAATATTTACAAAATGTGCTTGATCGTGTTACCATTTTAGTAAATAGTGACTTTAAAGCTGGAAATGAAGTAAAGCCTGTATTACTATGTTTTCAGGACACCTTGCCAAACAGCAGGTTTATACTTACCACTTTATTCACATACAAATTATAATTTCAATAGGTTAGGTGATGGCCTAAAAATTAAGGAGTTACTCAGAGTAAGACCTGGCAAGTATATCCGCCTTGAATTTATATCCGCTTTTCGGATAAGCTATAAATAACTATACCCTAGATCAATAACCTGAAACAACGAGCAAAATACTACGGGGTTGCTTCTACGACTTTGTATCTTTACAATTGGGAGGTTAGAGTGTCATGAAAAGAAGGAGATTTCCAACCTACTGGCTGCTGCTGTCATTCCTGATTCTTTGGAACGGTACGTTAGCCTATTCCGCCTCGGTAACCTTTACGAATGAACAGAAAGTCAGCACCGGTGAGGCGATCCAGGTTCAACCCAGGATAATCTGTAACCAACAGGGTAACATTTATCTGGCCTGGCTTGAAAATACGGGCAGCAGGGATCGTATTGTGGTGAATAGTTCGAGCGATCGCAGCATAAACTGGTGGCCTGCCGCAGTAACCATACACAGCCAGGGGGCAAAGGTATCTCCAACTGCGAATTTCCAGATCTGTGCCGATAATGCCGGTCATCTCTATGGGGTCTGGGTAGACCTTCGGCATGGGTCACGGGGGGAAATTTACCTGAACTATTCCGAAGATCATGGGAAGACCTGGCAGAGCGATGATATCAAGATCAGTACCGGCCTGCCGGGAGTTTCAAATCCCCAGATTGCCTGCACCCCGAACGGGGAAGTCTATGTGGTATGGATTGATTCACGCAGTGGTGCCCAGGGGGAGGTTTATTTCAACCGCTCGGTGAATTTTGGCAAAACCTGGATGGCGGAAGACCGCCGTCTCGACTCTGCACTGAACCAGACAGCGAACTGCGCATCAGTCCGGATATTCTGCTCCGATAACCTTGTTTATGTGGCCTGGATCGAGCAGGGGACGGATAACCCCGGCATATATTACAATTATTCCACCAATAAGGGACAAACCTTCCAGCCCCAGAACATTCAACTGGTTCCCGGCGGATCCATCTCCGAACTGGAGGGAATATGGGGAGTCACCGGCAATAAGCCATCTCTGGTCTGGATTCAGGATGGGAATAAGGTGTATTTCAAGAACATGGCCAATACTTCCTCATCCCCGGTTCAACTCAACGGAAACTCTTCGGCCCCGGTCCGGGATGTTCGCCTTGCCGGCGATTCGGATGGGGATGTATATGCAATCTGGCTTGATAAACGTACCAGCTCGGTAGATCACGTTTATGGCAACTATTTCCGGAACGGCGGATCGAGCTGGGGCTCGTCATCGGGGGCGAGAATAGATACCTCGTACAGCAGCAGTGCCTGTTATCAGCCGAGTATCAGTTGCAGCAATCAGAACAATCAGAAGCTGGTAGCGGTAAGCTGGAGCCAGTTACGATCAAGCAGCCAGGGGCTGAATACGTATGTGGCTTACTCGCAGAGCTGGCCGCCAACCGGAGCCATCAACCTGAGAAATAATGGCACCAGTGCCTCTTCCCTGTATTCAAGCCTCTGCTGCAATAATGACAAAGGAGATATTTACGCCATCTGGCTGGAGACTGTTGAGAGAAGCGCGTATATCAATTCTTTCATCAATACCGATGCGAAGCTGGAGTGGACAGGAGAGACAAATTATTCTGATGATGGAGTGGAACCTAATTCTGCAGCAGGAGGGAGCGATTTCTCTTTTCGGGTGAAGTACAAGAACAGCCTGGATATGGCACCCTCCATCCGCCAGGTCTGGGTGGATGAAGATGATAACGGTACCTACGAAAGCAATGAAAAATACGACATGACTGCCTTGAGTCAGAATTATGACCGGGGGTGTACCTATGTCATGCAGATGCCTCTGAGATACAGCCCGGGATCGAGCGATCATGCCCACCGGTATCGATTCTACTTTACGGCTGGCGGTAACATAGCCACGGGAAAGCCGGCTATTGATCACTCCCTGACCATCAGTAATCCTGGATCCATCCCGCAGTTAAGCTGGGTGGGAACTCCAGGATATACCACTGACGGCGTGGAACCGAATGAGGACACTCCGGGCACGGAGCGAGTCTTTCAGGTAAAATTAACTTCCCAGTATGCTTCTCAGGATGTCCAGGTTCAGGTATGGATCGATGCCGATGATAACGGCGTTTACGAGAATCTGGAGAAATACCCCATGAACCTGATGGAGGATAGCAATCAGGTTTACGAATTTTCAATGCCATTGGAATACGCAGGCGACGGGAGACTCTTATACCGCTTTTTCGCCTGCGATCTCATCAGTTATGCCTCCGGAGCCCCTGCAACGAATCAAACTCTCAAGGTAAACAGAGCTCCGGTTCTCTGCTGGGCGGATGAAGATGGGTATGAGCACCAGACGGGAGAGAATGTCTTTACCTTCAAGGTGGTCTACAGTGATCAGGACGATGATCCACCATCTGTTCATCAGATCTGGGTGGACCTCAATAAGGATGGAGACGCACAGGAGGAGGAAAAATATCCCCTGGACCCCAATGACACTTCAACCGATTATTCTGCCGGACGCCTTTATATCGCCAGAAATGTATACCTGCTGTATGGCGGGCATGCGACCGTTCCGATCAGGTTTGATTTCCAGGACGGTTCCGCCGAAGCCGAGTCCGGTTCCTGCCCATCGGGCCTCTCCCCCCTTGGCCAGTCAATACCTCTTCAGCAGTATGGGCACCCGCCCGTACTGAGCTGGACCGGGGATGATGAGGAGTACCAGGATGACGGGGTGAAATTTGACACCAGTCCTGACGGCGAAGGGTATACTCTGAGCTTTAGGATCAAATATACTGACTTTGATGGTGACCGGCCAGGAGATCGTGGTGTTTGGAATGATCCTGGATATGAGGTTTGGATCGATCTCAATGACAACGGTATTTATGATACGAGTGAACGCTTCCTCATGGATGAGGAGGAATCACATCAGAGCGGTTCGACCTACACCGCTCTCTACAGTCGGTCCATATACCATGTTCTTCCGCCCCAGGATAGAAAGTTAAGTTACCGGTTCTATTTCCATGACGGGAAGAATTTGGCTGCCGGTGAGGGATCCGGAGTGCAGAATTATGTTAACTTCAACCAGGCCACCCTCCAGTGGATGACAAATCCTGCCACCGCGACCCTGAATCAGCCTGTTACCTTCCGGGTAAGATATGTCAGCCTGGATAACGAGATGCCAACTCAACAAAAGGTATGGCTCGATATCAATGACAACCGGCTCATGGAGGAGAATGAGAAACTGTCTATGGATGAGGTGGATTACGGTGACATGAACTGCACCAATGGAAAAGAGTACAAGCGGGATTACCGATTTACCTTTGCCGGAGACGGAGAACTGCAATATCGATTCCTCTTCAGTAATTCTCAGGGCAAAGTCCTGGGTACGCCTGAGCAGATCCACAC from bacterium encodes:
- the purM gene encoding phosphoribosylformylglycinamidine cyclo-ligase → MDNKNQPERENSQHTAQPRSPGLSYREAGVDISREEKSLEKFITSMSRTFQFIPHGPGEVLSSIGYFANIIRITDSLGLAVSADGVGTKVLIAQMMHKYDTVGIDCVAMNVNDLICVGAKPISFLDYIALQDPADDLLDQLGQGLLEGARQAGVTIPGGETAQVRDLIQGVRPGYGFDIAGMGIGIIDPGRVIEGQDLGGGDIIIGLSSSGLHSNGYSLARKIFFSQGSFTVDSYIPELGKTLGEELLTPTIIYVPLVNELLSRSLRIKALINITGDGLLNILRVKAQVKFTVTSLPDPPPVFPLMQQLGRISDDEMFRVFNMGIGFCILAHPDDFDAIKTVCQQFGIACSRIGHVEEASEKVIDVVPRKLRGISRSFYKL
- a CDS encoding NAD(P)H-hydrate dehydratase, producing the protein MKVVTAQQMQALDRYTIEEIGIPGAVLMENAGRQAVAKMEECFPGLHQLRVNVVCGKGNNGGDGLVIGRCLSALGVRVHIFLLARVESLSGDAGTNARIARNLDLPLTEILSAEDFANQRGAMTRADILVDAIFGTGLTPPVRGLAAEVIKALNTSGKPIVCVDLPSGLSADASLPQGPHISGTLTVTFALPKLAHLLPPACQSVGQLEIVDIGIPEKAIVRENIQVELIEPGYVRQCWPHRLPDSHKGTYGHLLVLAGSSGKTGAAYLTSQAAARTGAGLVTLGIPESLNPIMEVKLTEVMTLPLPETEAKTFSARAISTLEEMLPRMSALAIGPGIGVHPEALELISWIIRTAQIPLVLDADGINVLAGQAHLLKEARQPVILTPHPKELSRLLSIELSQVLADRLTAVRRAAAEFNSYCALKGFRTLIADPEGNVLINPTGNPGMATGGTGDVLTGIIGGLLAQKLPEIQALAAGVYLHGFAGDLVREQKGECGLLAQDLIDCLPVAIERLRK
- a CDS encoding Mut7-C RNAse domain-containing protein, with translation MASEIRFIADCMLGKLSRWLRICGFDTLYYRQIDDSDLIGRAERENRVLLTRDHALLKLSRKRNLRVILVTHDFFEEQLKQVVQELNITASPQMLGRCLNCNEPLQKADRSEVESMVPAYILDTEQEFSICPRCRKVYWPGTHWAEMNRSLKKLFGEEK
- the hflK gene encoding FtsH protease activity modulator HflK, with amino-acid sequence MEWRDLSSKRSKEKRVSQKADQAGGRLPFPDSLTWHAALWAAAGILLVWLASGLYIIRPGEVGIIRRFGRITEVKEQGGHYHLPAPIEKLDRLQVKEIKSLEIGFRTVDPGPPARYRENLAEARMLVRDENIMVVKAAVKYQITDPRSYLFNIQDQEKTIRDAAESALRQVIGQNTLDSVLTGGKHQIQQETVGILQGILDLYQTGVKIISIELQDVHPPMELADAFKNAATARDERDKLVNEAQGQANEELAKARAEAARMTIEAESYRDEIIRHAEGDSARFLKNYAEYRGAEEVIRRKLYLETLEQILPEAHTYVLLESGQRFIGVLPFGKEFFEGLEPKAGAGPAGAPNIAPKPPGKTDKQSND
- a CDS encoding protease modulator HflC — encoded protein: MDKKHKLLIAALISLIVVVVSLAQSLFVVDQTEQAIVMHMGKPVMVITGPGLYVKKPFLQQAVKFDNRLLTSALSPTEVSTRDHKGLVIDCYCQWKITDPLKFLESTGTQIRAQSRLDDVIRAELRAQGGLNNLADLVSVDRETIFKKVTEAAREKSSGMGITILDVRLKRASLPAEDEKLAFERMKAEREREARKYRAEGEEEALRIKAQAEKGKKAILAEAYKKAQEIKGEGEAGAMRISADAYAQDPDFYAFFRTLEAYRKTLKANTTFLFSEDNEFFTYLKGSHGQQKPARKGK